Proteins encoded within one genomic window of Oncorhynchus nerka isolate Pitt River linkage group LG17, Oner_Uvic_2.0, whole genome shotgun sequence:
- the LOC115144706 gene encoding G/T mismatch-specific thymine DNA glycosylase-like, with product MEEKQYTSLTVPTDYLQQWYQSTQQHPQAQHVMQYHNTGHMGHYMEGSREDRVMTELSVHQDLPVHQELDFHHDFHQEPIVQHDQPVDTSQAPTPGKRKRGRPPKQKPGEGQPQEDYDQAEALKKAKRTLNRFNGMSVDEVMAKTLPDIIDHNLDILIIGINPGLLSAYKGRHYPNPGNHFWKCLFLSGLTDEQLNHMHDLSLPEKYGIGFTNMVERTTPGSKDLSSKEFREGGRQLVEKLKKYKPLIAAFNGKCIYEIFSKEIFGVKAKKLEFGLQPYKIPETETVCYLMPSSSPRCAQFPRAQDKVHFYIKLKELRDKIKGVVSVVREVQETEYHFDLGLAKEDAKRMAIKEEQVDPAYETCDGEREEARQSTSYCNISSTKETAMPSKDQAQATPLNHMPYDQWMTQSFADQIPDISCNSSNVAQPQLGAETF from the exons ATGGAAGAAAAGCAGTATACGTCACTGACGGTTCCTACGGATTATCTTCAACAGTG GTACCAGTCCACCCAGCAGCACCCCCAAGCTCAACATGTGATGCAGTACCATAACACGGGCCATATGGGTCATTACATGGAGGGATCCAGAGAGGACCGGGTCATGACGGAGCTGTCTGTCCACCAGGACCTCCCTGTCCACCAAGAGCTGGACTTCCATCACGACTTCCATCAAGAGCCAATCGTCCAACACGATCAGCCTGTGGATACATCACAAG CTCCGACGccagggaagagaaagagaggtcgGCCTCCCAAACAGAAGCCGGGGGAGGGCCAACCGCAGGAGGACTACGATCAGGCAGAGGCCCTGAAGAAAGCCAAAAGGACCCTTAACCGTTTCAATGGCATGTCAGTGGATGAGGTTATGGCCAAAACCCTGCcagatattattgaccataacctggaCATTTTGATA ATTGGTATCAATCCAGGACTGTTGTCAGCCTACAAGGGACGACATTACCCAAACCCAGGAAACCATTTTT GGAAATGCCTGTTCCTCTCTGGTCTTACTGATGAGCAGCTCAACCACATGCACGATCTGAGCCTGCCGGAGAAGTATGGCATTGGCTTTACCAACATGGTGGAGAGGACAACGCCAGGAAGCAAAGACCTCTCAAG CAAAGAGTTTCGTGAAGGAGGCCGGCAATTGGTGGAGAAGCTGAAGAAATACAAGCCACTAATCGCAGCTTTCAACGGAAAAT GTATTTACGAAATTTTCAGCAAAGAAATCTTTGGAGTGAAGGCAAAGAAACTCGAGTTTGGCTTACAGCCATACAAAATCCCAGAAACCGAAACA GTGTGCTACTTGATGCCTTCGTCAAGCCCCCGCTGTGCCCAGTTCCCCCGCGCTCAGGACAAGGTTCACTTCTACATCAAGCTGAAGGAGCTACGGGACAAGATCAAAGGTGTGGTCTCAGTGGTCCGCGAGGTGCAAGAGACTGAGTACCACTTCGACTTGGGACTTGCCAAAG AGGATGCTAAGAGGATGGCCATCAAGGAGGAGCAGGTGGATCCTGCGTACGAGACCTGCGACGGGGAGCGCGAGGAGGCAAGGCAAAGCACAAGCTACTGCAACATTTCCTCCACCAAAGAGACCG CAATGCCCAGTAAGGACCAAGCCCAAGCTACACCATTGAACCACATGCCATACGACCAGTGGATGACACAGTCGTTTGCAGACCAGATACCGGACATTAGCTGTAACAGTAGCAATGTAGCTCAACCTCAGTTGGGAGCTGAAACCTTTTGA